The Fervidobacterium pennivorans DNA segment ACATACCCAAAACAGAAACTAATCTCCCAATTGGAGAAGTTTGGCTTCTATCTGGTCACCCACTGTATGAAACTACCTTAGAGAATGGCTTAACAATTAATCAGTTTGGCTACAACATATACAATGGTAAATACCCGCGATTTCCCATCTTAATCAAACTTGTTTCCACCAATCAATGGCTCAGCGTTCAAGTCCATCCCGACGATGAATACGCACGCAACGTAGAAAACGAACCATGGGGAAAAAGCGAGGCGTGGTATTTTCTAACCGATGGGGAATTTGCAATCTGTGAAGATGTGGAAAAGATGAGGGAGTATATAGCTTCTGGACGCATTAATAAACTCGATGAAATCCTAACATTTGTGAAAGTCAAAAAGGGAACCTTCGTGAACATCCCAGCCGGAACTGTTCATGCACTTGGACCTAGGAGCACCGTTATCGAAGTTCAGCAATCGTCAGACTTGACCTACCGCATATACGATTGGGGCAGACCAAGGGAGACGCACTTAGAAAAAGCATTGCAAGTAAGCAAAAATGTTTCCCTAAGCAATATCGTTTTCGAAAACATCGGTAGTCTCAAAACAAAATATTTTTGCATGCAACAAGTATTGTCACAGGATGAGCTTAATAAAAACACTCTCATCGTTCACATACCTACGCAAATTTCAGAAAAATACTGTGCCAGACTAATTATCAACGAAAATACTTGCAAAGGGTACAATAGTTATAGCACTGTTGATAACCTGCTTGAAGAACTTAGCGCTGGTATTTTTGTCACCAATTTTCTAACAATCTAATCCATTCGTACAAACATATGAAAACATAAAACAAAGCGGGCTTTTCGCCCGCTTTTTTCGTTTTTATTTAACTGAACTTATTCCCTATCTTTCACTTTCTCTTGGAGCAAGTTAACTATATCTTTTACAGTCATCAACTTCTCAATTTCATCGTCCTCTAGTTTGATACCAAACTCATCCTCGAAAACCATAACCAAATCAAACGCATCAAGAGAATCTGCTCCAAGGTCTTCAATCAAATGACTATCTTCCTCAATATCTTCGATAGGAACGTTCAACTTCTCAGAAATAATCTCTGCAACCTTTTTGAATAGTTCTTCTCTTTCCATATTTTGCACCCTCCTAACTCTCTCTTATTTTTGAAATATTTCCTACCATTCCAGAGTAAAACGAACAATTTCCAGAATAATTGCAAAGAGAGAAGCACAAATTTTCTTGCTATATTTTAATCAAAGCCATCCTATTTGTCAATATTTAATTACTGCTTTTCCATAGCCACTAATTCTTCAACAAGCCTATCGACGAATTTGAATGCATTCTCCCAAAATCCTTCTTTTCTTAGGTCTATACCCACCTTTTCAAGCAATTTTTCCGGAGAATACCTTCCTCCACTTTCCAAAAGTTCTAAATACTTGCCCACAAAAGCCTTTCCTTCTTCTAAATATTCTTGATAAAGCGCAATAACTAGGCATTGCGCAAAGTTGTAAGCGTAAACATAAAATGGAGTTTCGTAAATGTGCGGTATCGAAGCCCACTCGTTGTTGTACCACTCTGGAATTTCAACAACATTTCCGAAAACTCTTTCGAGTTCCTCATGGTATATATTGTTTAACTCATCCCATCCAACGTATCCATTCTTACTTGCTAAATCGTGCGCCCTTATCTCGAAGTTTGTGAACATATTCTGCCTGAACGTTGTTGCAAAAATATCCTCGATTTTAGAGGCAATAAGCGCCATTTTTTCCTCTTTCGAAAGCTTGTTCTTTAAATTATCAAACACCAAAAACTCTCCAAATACAGACGCAAGTTCTGCCAGTGTTAACGGTGTGTCGTGATTAAAGAACGTCTGTTTTCTGGACAACGAACCATGTAATCCGTGACCAAGCTCATGAGCAAGGGTCATAACATCGTACATATCATTTGTAAAATTAGTCAGTACATATGGAGGTAGTTTTGTCGTTGCGTATATACAATACGCCCCGCTTACTTTTCCTTTCCTTGGGTACAAATCTATCCGCTCTTCTTTGAAGAAAGATTCCACTACACTTCCTGCTTTCTCATCGAAGGCATAATAAGATTCCAAAATTATATCCTTCGCTTCCTCGAAACTAAACTCTTTCTTTTTATTTGAAATCGGTGCATATATATCTGCCAGAGTGAGCTTTTCGCCGATAACTTTGGATTTCCAATCATAATACTTTCTCAAAATTTCTGTCTTTTCGTTTGTTACATCTATAAGTCTATCAACAATATCATCGCTCACTTCGTTCGCAAAATTCATCATTGAGATAGGTCTTGGAAACCTTCTGAGCCTACTCTCGGTATCGTAATCTCTGACTACCAGGTTGTAAACTTCAGTGAGGACTATCGCATCATCTTGGAATCTTTCGAGAAACAACTTCATTGCCCTTTTACGCAGCTCACCATTTGTTGACCTTCTTAAAGCCTTTATCTCTTCCACTGTAAGAGTCTTGTTCTCCCCATCAAGTTCCATTTCAAATGTGTAAGAACTTTGTAACCGGCTATGTATCTTCGCAATTCCATCCCTTCTTGAAACAGAAGTTAAAGCGAGCACTTGCTCGGCATCCTTTGAAAGAAGATGCTTCCGTTTTTCAATAATATGCCTAATCATATGCTCATAATTACCATCCATTTTTATAATCTCTTCAAGCACATCATCACTTAAGGCTGCGAGTTTAACTTCCACAATCGCATCCTGCTCCTGCAATTGTGCCGACAATTGTTGGATAATTCCCAAAACCTTCTGGCTTTCAACACTCTCAGTATCAACAGAATATCTCATCCAAGCATACTGAATAGACTTGGCGAATTCATCTATGTGCTCTTCAAAATCCCTAATCAATCTTGCCAACTTCTGAGGAGCGGTTTCACACTCTATTTCATTAGCAATTCTTTTTACTTCTTCTAAATGTATCCTTGCATTTTCTATCGCAGCCTCATCGTTTGCAAATATCCTTTCTAGTTTCCACTCCAAAGCATATCCCCCCTTGCTTGATTATCTAACCATCTGCAGGTATTGTTATTAAAAATTATTCCTCTTCCTCGCCAATTCGTAGCATGGCAAGGAATGCTTCCTGAGGAATTGTTACGTTGCCGATTTCTCTCAGTTTCTTCTTACCTTCCTTTTGCTTTTCGAGTAGTTTCATCTTTCTTGTCACATCTCCACCGTAACACTTTGCAAGCACGTCTTTTCTAAGTGCTTTGACTGTAGAACGTGCGATAAATCTTCCACCAGCTTTCGCTTGAATAGGTATCTCAAATTGGTGCTGTGGTATAAGTTCAGCAAGTTTATCAACAAGCTTCCTTGCAATTGTATAAGCCTTTTCTCTGTGTGCAACAAACGAGAGCGCATCCACTGGCTCTTTATTAACATATATCGTTATCTTAACAAGGTCGCTCTTTCGATATTCTAAGAACTCATAGTCCATTGAAGCGTAACCACGACTAACAGCTTTCATCTTGTCAAAAAAGTCAAAAATAATCTCGGCAAGTGGCACCTCAAAATGCATCACAACGCGCTCATGACCCGCATTTTCGGTCGAAACAAGTGTCCCTCTCTTCTCATTTTGAACCAACGACATTAACTTACCAAGATACTCTGGAGGTGTGATTATCGACAACTTCACGTAAGGCTCATAAATCTCCCTAACTTCGCCTTCTTCTGGAAACTTTGCCGGGTCGTTAATAAATATTTCCTCCCCACTGTGCGTTACAACTTTGTATTCAACGTTCGGGGCGGTAAGAATGACTGCCATATCGAATTCCCTTTCAAGCCTTTCTCTCACAACATCCATGTGCAACAGTCCCAAAAATCCGCACCTGAAACCAAATCCAAGTGCGGGTGAATGGTCAGGTTTGAACACAAGCGCCGCATCATTCAGCTTGTATTTCTCCAAAGCTTTTCTCAGTTCTTCGTAATACTCTGGCAAGCCAGGATACATACCTGCATATACCATTGGCTTGACCTCTTTGTAACCTGGTAATGGTTCAGGTGCCGGGTTATCAGGCTTTGTAATAGTGTCACCTATCCTTGCTTTAGAAACGTCCTTCAAACCAGCAACAACATACCCTATGTCTCCTGCTTTTAAAATATCAACGGGAACCATCTCAGGTGTAAACGTTCCTACTTCAACCACCTCGTAAACCTCTCCAGAAGACATCATCATTATCTTATCTCCCGCTTTTATCTCACCATCAAAAACCCTAACATACGCAATGGCACCACGGTATTTATCATACTTCGCATCAAAAATCAAAGCCCTCAAATGCCCATCATCTGCAGTCTTTGGGGCGGGCACTAATTTAATAACCGCTTCGAGTAACTCCTTTACACCAATACCTTCCTTCGCACTGATTCTAAACACATCTTCGCCGGGTATACCTATCAAATCCTCGATTTCCGCAACCGTTTCCTCAATATTCGCATTTGGCATATCTATCTTATTAACTGCCGGAATTATCTCAAGATTGTGCTCAAGTGCCTTGTACGTATTTGCAACTGTTTGCGCCTGAACACCTTGAGTTGCATCAACAAGTAAAATAGCACCTTCAACTGCTGCCATGCTTCTGTCTACTTCGTAAGAAAAGTCAACGTGACCTGGCGTATCAACAATATTTATCTCATATTCATTCCCATCATCTGCTTTGTAAAAAACCCTAAGCGGGTGGGATTTAATTGTTATTCCTCTTTCCCGCTCTATATCCATACTATCCAAATATTGTTCTCTCATCTTTCGTTTTTCAACAGCGTTCGTCATTTCCAAAATTCTATCCGTTAATGTTGTTTTTCCATGGTCTATGTGGGCAATAATACAAATATTTCTTACATTCTCAACTTTCCTCATCTATCCATGCCCTCCATGTGTCTCTTCTTAATTTTTTAACTTTTCAAGCCAATGACTTCTACAACCGTATATGGTATTTTGATACCCTCTTCTTCGAACGAGCTCTTAATCCGCAATGCCACCGCATTCAACGTATCGAAATAAGTCTCTCGTGCCGTCCAGAATTGAACAGTTAAAGTTACCCCTTTCGAATCAAACGATTTGAAAACAACAGCATTCCCAACACTTTCATCCTTAACAACCAAAGGCTCTTCCTCAAGCACACGCTTCAAAACAGAAACCCCTTTCTCCATATTCACTGAATAATCTATTGTTACATCTATGTCTATCCTTCTGTACTTACCTGGCCAGAACTTTGTAACAGTCCCAGCCCAAACTTTTCTATTAGGGATAAGAATAAGCTTGCCATCGAACGTTTTCAAATGCGTATGATTCATCTTTATCACATCAACAATACCTGTTAACCCGTCAACATCAACAACCTCACCTTCAAAAACCTTTCTGGTCACAAGAACCAAAATACCAGACAGAAAATTCGTTAAAGGTTCTTGGAACGCAAGACCGAGCACAACACCGGAAATTCCAAGCCCTGCAAGGTAAGGAGCAAGGTTTACATCCCAAATAGCCAAAATTACCGCAATTGCAAATCCATAGATAAGAAAACCAATGATAAGTGAAAGTGTTTTTGGAGCCTTTACCTCCTTACCTATCGTTGACATGAACTTATCAATCGAACGCATGATAATTTTGTGAATTGCATACGCAATCCCGAACGTTAGAAAAGTTAAAATGATATTCCTAACCAAAACTACTTGCATCTTCTCATGTCTCCTTTTCTTTTTTTAATACATTATCTGCACAGCTTCTCGCACTTCTTCCATTGTTTTCTGAGCTACCTTCCTTGCTCTTTCGTTACCTTCTTCCATTTTGGCTTTTACTTCATCGTCAGAAATAGCATTATACCTATCCCATATTGGCTGAAGCTTATTGACCATATTCTTCAAAAGCAACTTCTTACAATCTATACAACCAATCTTTGCCTGAGTACACCCATCATATACCCACTGCTTTTCTTCGGGATTATCCGCTGTACCGAAAGCTTTGTGATAATCCCAAACAGGACATACTTCTGGATTACCTGGGTCCGTTCTTCTCTTTCTATTTGTATCCGTGACCATTGGCATGACCATCTTAGAAAGCTCTTGCTCTGTTGTTATCAATGGAATCGTATTTCCATAGCTCTTACTCATCTTCCTTCCATCAGTTCCTAACAACTTCGGAACTTTTGAAAGTAACTCTTTTGGTTCTGGGAAAACCTCCTTTTTGAAAATATAATTGAACCTTCTGGCAATCTCACGCGTAAGCTCTATATGATATACCTGGTCCTCTCCAACCGGCACACCTTCAGCTTTATAAATCAAAATATCGGCAGCCTGCAAAACAGGATACATCAAAAAACCAGCATTCGAAAGGTCTCTATTCGTAATCTGCTGGCGCATTTCTTTATAAGTAGGCACGCGCTCAAGCCAAGACAATGGCGTGACCATAGCAAAAAGCAAGAAAAGCTCTGCATGCTCTTTGATTGCAGACTGGACAAAGAGTGTTGACTTCTCAAGCCCAACTGCCATCATCGTTTTAACCAATTCGAAAGTATTTATCTTAAGTTCACTTGTATCCTCATAATGCGTTGTTAACGCATGCCAATCGGCAACAAAATAAAACGTATCATTCCCTTCGTTTTGAAGCCTAACCCAATTCTCAAAAACGCCAACATAATGACCAATATGGACCTTCCCTGTTGGTCGAATTCCACTGAGTATGCGCATTGATTTTTCCTCCTTGCAACACGAATTTATCGGAAGTTATTATACCACAAATATATAAAATAAAAATCCCCAAAGCTGGGGATTGGTTTGCTTGTACAAAACATTTAAAGCAATATATCGCGTCACCCCTTATTTCAAACTCAACACTCCTTCAACAAAACCTTTTTCTCTTGTTTTAATTTCGTTGAGGACACCCCCAATCAACTTTTCACAAAAGGAGGAGTCCCGCTATTCATAACTCAACACTTTTTCGCCAAACTTTACCCTTTGTTGGCATGTCTCAAAGTATCGTGATATGTGACAAGTCAAAGTATTGCTCGAGAAGTTCTTTGGTAATTCAAAACCTAGAAACATTGAACCTATTACTGATGGACTTGGTGCATATGAAAGTGCAGTAAAGCTGTTGTTCAGAAATATCAATCACGTAGTGGTACCGCTCGGTAAAAACAATCAATGCGAATCCAAGTTTTCATTGTTGAAAGACTTTTTCCGACTCAAGCGAGGGCTGAAGAATACGAAGAACTTAGCGAAATATATTCAAGGATTTTGTGTAGTGAAGAATCTTTGGAAAACGCACAATGGTAATATCAATCGCATACTTTCGCACTTACACTCTTTCATCACTACAAGTTAACACTATCTGGCTAACGTATTTTTGTCTTCAACACTTTCTATCTTAATCTTTTGCTAAGCTGCTATATTTTCTCCAACTCTGCTTTCAAACTTCTCAAAATCTGCTGGTAATCTTCTTCCCCGCTTTCAACCTTGTCCATCAGCACTTCCAACTCGCGCGTGAAGTCTTCGCTGACAAATTTGAATTTCTCTCTATCCGAATTGAAAAAGTTGTATACTTTCTCACCAAGTGTCGTGGGTAGCAAGTATCCATTTCTCTCTATTACATATCCTCTTTCAAGTAATCTGCTCACAATTGTTGCATATGTGGATGGTCTTCCAAGTCCGCGTTTTTTCATCTCTTCAACAAGAGAACCTTGCGTGAACGGATAAACTTTTGGAATGGCACGCATGAATTTGTTGGCTGATACTTCTATCGTTCCCTGTGGAATTCTTACGAGCTTAATTGGAAACACCTTATTAAAACCTTCTTCAATTATTTCTTCATACACTTCCACTTCCTGGGTCTTATCAACAACCTCAAACTTCACATCGTATCCTTTGAGCACCACATTTTTCATCTGAGAAGCTATGAAGCGCTTGAATATCAAATCATATATCGCAATATGGTCTTTTGTAAATCCCTCAAGTTCACCCGAGTAAATCATCGCTTTTATATCCTCTATATCCAAAGCCCTGGTCGGTCGGATACATTCGTGTGCTCCGCCTTCACCCCACGTCCTTGGTTTGAAAAATTCCTCTCCAAAAGTTTCGGAAATATATTCCTTTGCCACGTTCATACCAAAATCCGAAACCCTTGTTGAATCCGTTCTGTGGTACGTGATAAAGCCTCGCTCAAACAAATCTTGGAGCACTTCCATCGTTCTGGAAACAGAGAGTTTGTACTTTTCGGACGCATCCTTTAGTACAACATCTGTTGTGTAAGGTGGCAATGGTGATTTCTCTATTCTTTTTTCTTCGCCTTTTGTTACTTTGACCACTTTTATCTCGTTGAAAAACTTTTCTGCTTCATACTTTTCTTCAAATTCAAACTTTAAATCCAAGCCATCTTTAGAGATAGTCACGACGTATTTCTTTTGCTGGCTTTCCTTTGCGCGTTCTATTACCCATCCGAGGACAGGTGTCTGAACCCTTCCAGCGGACAGGTTACTCCGTCCGAAAAGTCTTTGAATAAGCTGTGAAAGTTCAAATCCTACCCATCTATCCGAAATCCTTCTCACAACCTGCGCTTTGACAAGATTTTCATCCACTTCTCTGTGCTCACGTAACGCATTTAAAATCGCTCGCTTTGTGACCTCGTGAAATTCCATTCGCTTGATGTTCTTAGCATATACACTGCACAGATTTTTCAAGTCCCAAGAAATCTTTTCACCTTCCGTATCCGGGTCAGTTGCAATGAGTATCTGCTCGAATTCTTTGCTTGCCTCTCTAATAGCATTTACAATGCTCTCTTTTCCCTCGATAGTCTCATACACAGGAACATACTTTCCACGACCATTGTTGGAACTTTCCAAAACGCCATAGTAACCTACTTCTTTATTTAAATCAAACACATGACCAAATGATGCAGTGATAACGACGTATTTGTCTTCCGTGATAACCTCATACAACTCGTGACCTTCGAGACTGCGAGATATTGGCTTTCCAAAGAAGTTTGCAATCGTTCTTGCCTTGTGGGGAGACTCTACAATAACAAGCACAGGTTTTAAGAAGTCGTCTCTTCTACCTTCTTTCCTTCGTACACGTTCTCTGTCGTTATCTATCTCTTCCATTAATGCTCCGAAATCTACACTCTGCGCTTGCTTAAATACTACATCTGAGCTGAACCACCAGCGTAACTTTCTAATCAAGTTGTTGAAAACTTTCTTATCATCTACAAGCACGTAGCTCAGCCCTTTTGTAATACCGCCAACAAAGAGCCTCGATGTGCGTCCAGAAGCTTGGAGATAACCTGTCACATCAGCAACAACCAAATACCACTTTCCATCTTCTTGCCTTAGTGTGACATCATCTGCTGAGTTTATTTTCTTGATAATCTCTTCAGACAGTATAAATCTCTTTATTTCCTCTCTTAACTGCTCCACACGGTCTTTCGGAGGATTTGCGATATTTCCAAGTTTAGTTAGTTCCTTCATCCATTTATCTATCGTTGGTGTCCATTTTTCTAACTCTTTATCTCTTGCTATCAGTGGTCTCAGCGTAGAAATGGCCAGGAGAATGTGTTTGACATTCCCTTCTAAATCCAAACTCACAACAATCTTGGGAACGCCATAAAATATGGCGTAGCGAATTACTTCTGGAATATCCAACCCACGTGCCAGTGGGTTTCTATATGAGGAGATACCTATAAGAACTTGGATTTCTCTGTTTTTGTACCTTTCCAAAACTTCTTCTGAAAAATTCTCATAACTTTCACTTGAAATTCCGTGTTTGTTCAGAAGTTCTTTTAATTCATCAACTTTTTCCTTTCCATAATCGGAAGATACAAATACAAGTCCACCATCACCGAATTGTTTTACCTTCTCCACAAGCATGCTATCCAAAATTGTTTGCTTTGCTCCAACATCTTCGTACACATCCTCAACATTTCTCAGATAGAAAACAGGACGACCAACATCAAATGAAAGAAGTTCTTTGAACAGCCTTATTCTTTCAGACTTTGGATTACTCGTGGCAGATGAAACAACCATAACACCTTTTGCTTTTTTCGAAATTCTTTTAACTTGCTCACGCAATGAATTAATTTCTTCTGCATTCTCTTCTGTCACATTTCTCCTCATCCTTATATACTTCATCGTCAACTCGATATCCCTTGGCTCAAATCCCAACAAATACAACGCCTTGTCTATATTCTTCGCGGTTTTCAAGAATGAATCAACGTCATCAACAAAAATAAAACTGAAATCACGAGGAATTAGGTCAACATTCTTGTAAAGGAACATTGAAGTAGTCACAAGTATTTTGAACTGACCATTCGCAAGTCTTTCTTTGTTCTGGTCCTTTTCCTTTTTCGATTCTTCTATTCCTATTACCAACAAATCCTCAGCTGGGAGTTTATCTTTTAGTTTTTCATAGCTTTGAAGAACCAGAAGCTTGGTTGGAAGAATGATGTAAGTTTTTTTGTTGTGCTTTGCAAAATATATCGCCGAAGCAAACCCCCAGGAAGTCTTTCCAATTCCTGTTGGTGCCAGAAGCGCAAAAGAGCGTTTCAAAAGCAACTTTTTTGCCCAGAATTTTTGCAATTCCCAAGGCTCAAACCCCACGTATTTTCTAAATGTTTTTTCCCATTCTTCGTACTCCTCGTTCAAATTGCAAAATCCTTTAAGCCCTTTTAAATTACTAAGACGACAAAGGGCTTCCTTGCCCTCGATGTCTTCTTTCAAACAATTTTCGCAAGGAAGCCCCTTAACCAATCTTGTTGAAGATATATCTCCGCCACAATTAGGGCACAATTGCTTAAATATCGCCTCAAGTGTGGTTGGTTGTTGTGTCACAATATCCATCGTCTCACTCACTCCTCAAGCGTTAACCCTATGTTGTGTGCACCAAGAAGCGGTGTAATTGAAGCGATAATCACCTGACCAGAAAGGTTGGATATGAACCTTTCAAGAAGATGAGTATCAAGCACGTTGAATGGTTCATCAAACAAGAATACCGGTTCGTAGTGTTTCGTCTCCTCTATGAGCTTCTTAAACGCAAGCACTATTGACAGATACAACAAACGTTTTTGACCTTCTGAAGCATAATGCCTAGCAAGAAGGTCTTTGTAGTAAAGCAAATAGTCATCTTGCGAATGTGGACCTACTGTTGTTACCTTTTCAGCAATATCTTGGTCAACGTAATCCAAGAAATTCTTTCCTTTGAAATCACTTTTGTACTCTATCTTAAACGTTTTGTCCAGATACTTTGAAAGCTCATTAATCATATGCTCTCTTTTTTCCACAATCTTATCCGCCATTATCTGCAAATCTTTCGCTGTTTCTATCAAGTATTCCCTATCTATTAATTCTGGTTCTTGCTTAAGATATTCGTTCCTTTCATCTAACAATTTTTCATATGCACGCAAAGTTTCATAATAATCTAGGTCAAGCAGTGAGAATATTTCATCAAAAAACTCTCTTCTTTGAGCTGGTCCACCATCAACCATGGAGTAATCCCTAAAACTGAAAGGTATAGCAATAAATATCTCCTGAATGTCTCTAAACCTCTTGACCTTCGAACCATCAAGATACGCTACCTTTTCTTTCTTGTCGTCATCTTGTACATACACTATTTCTATCGTGTGTTTCTCTTCACCGCTTACTATCCTACCCTTAATTTCAAAATGCTTTTCTCCAACTTTTAATATTTGATAATCTCTTGCGCCTCTGAAAGAACGGGGGTTTGACAAATACGCAACGGCTTCCAGAATAGATGTTTTACCAGATCCGTTCGGACCATAGATAACGTTTATACCATCACTAAACTGGACTGTGTGCTCCGAAAAGTTCCTGAAGTTTTTTACAGTCAGTTCCTTGATAACCATCCTCTTCTTTTCCATCCCATCCACCCCCTCTGAGATAATCTTCCACTACGTATTTTACTACTTTTATCCAAAAATTCAAAATCAGCATAAACATACGGTTCCAAAAACATTGATAAATACAAAGACTCCAAACCATTTTCTCCTGGTCTTTGATTGAATTAATTATGAGCATAAATAAAAAAACCGCGGCACAGTTGCCACGGTATTGAGATTTCAAACCCACAGTTAATAAAAAAACCGTGTTTTCTAATTGCCTTCTCCAACTATATGCTTTTTAGTTGTGTAAGAACAACTATTTTTAAATTCCCTGGTACAAAGAGACCAACAGTAAACAAACCCACAAGTGCAAAACACACTATTTAAGATAACAGACACAAACACATACTGCCACCCTTGATTTCCATCTTTGTCAAAGGGAAATTCTTTCCTAAAGGTGTCGCACAGCTGGTACACCCCGAGACGTTGCAGATTTCTTAAGCAAAAAGCATTAGTTCTTCTTTCCAACACCTCACCTCAGCCTAAATACGTACCATTTTGTAAACAAGCCCGATGAAAAAAGCTGATGTTCCGAATATACGCAAACCTAAATTTACCTACTTAGTATATAACTAAAAAGCTCACATAAAAAACTCTTCGCTCTGTTATCTTGAGATAACTGCTTGGAGGTAGCCTGTATGTGTTTTACTAACGTGCTGAAGCAAAAGTCCATTTGCTGAGTATTCATAAATGGCGACTTTTACTCCGCCGATATAAATCCCTGTTTGGATTCCTCCAAATTGACCTTGCCCTTCAACAACCCATCTGAAACCTACCTCTGGTATGTTAACGATTTCTCCTTTAAGCAAATCTGGGTTGATGTATGAAGGACCTAAGACATTTGTCCCAAGAATCTGTTTTTGGGAACTTCCTAAGTTTGTAAGATTATTAACCATGAACGAATAAAATCCTTCAGAAATCGTTTTTGAGTAA contains these protein-coding regions:
- the trpS gene encoding tryptophan--tRNA ligase, whose amino-acid sequence is MRILSGIRPTGKVHIGHYVGVFENWVRLQNEGNDTFYFVADWHALTTHYEDTSELKINTFELVKTMMAVGLEKSTLFVQSAIKEHAELFLLFAMVTPLSWLERVPTYKEMRQQITNRDLSNAGFLMYPVLQAADILIYKAEGVPVGEDQVYHIELTREIARRFNYIFKKEVFPEPKELLSKVPKLLGTDGRKMSKSYGNTIPLITTEQELSKMVMPMVTDTNRKRRTDPGNPEVCPVWDYHKAFGTADNPEEKQWVYDGCTQAKIGCIDCKKLLLKNMVNKLQPIWDRYNAISDDEVKAKMEEGNERARKVAQKTMEEVREAVQIMY
- a CDS encoding mechanosensitive ion channel family protein, yielding MQVVLVRNIILTFLTFGIAYAIHKIIMRSIDKFMSTIGKEVKAPKTLSLIIGFLIYGFAIAVILAIWDVNLAPYLAGLGISGVVLGLAFQEPLTNFLSGILVLVTRKVFEGEVVDVDGLTGIVDVIKMNHTHLKTFDGKLILIPNRKVWAGTVTKFWPGKYRRIDIDVTIDYSVNMEKGVSVLKRVLEEEPLVVKDESVGNAVVFKSFDSKGVTLTVQFWTARETYFDTLNAVALRIKSSFEEEGIKIPYTVVEVIGLKS
- a CDS encoding M3 family oligoendopeptidase; its protein translation is MEWKLERIFANDEAAIENARIHLEEVKRIANEIECETAPQKLARLIRDFEEHIDEFAKSIQYAWMRYSVDTESVESQKVLGIIQQLSAQLQEQDAIVEVKLAALSDDVLEEIIKMDGNYEHMIRHIIEKRKHLLSKDAEQVLALTSVSRRDGIAKIHSRLQSSYTFEMELDGENKTLTVEEIKALRRSTNGELRKRAMKLFLERFQDDAIVLTEVYNLVVRDYDTESRLRRFPRPISMMNFANEVSDDIVDRLIDVTNEKTEILRKYYDWKSKVIGEKLTLADIYAPISNKKKEFSFEEAKDIILESYYAFDEKAGSVVESFFKEERIDLYPRKGKVSGAYCIYATTKLPPYVLTNFTNDMYDVMTLAHELGHGLHGSLSRKQTFFNHDTPLTLAELASVFGEFLVFDNLKNKLSKEEKMALIASKIEDIFATTFRQNMFTNFEIRAHDLASKNGYVGWDELNNIYHEELERVFGNVVEIPEWYNNEWASIPHIYETPFYVYAYNFAQCLVIALYQEYLEEGKAFVGKYLELLESGGRYSPEKLLEKVGIDLRKEGFWENAFKFVDRLVEELVAMEKQ
- the acpP gene encoding acyl carrier protein, with product MEREELFKKVAEIISEKLNVPIEDIEEDSHLIEDLGADSLDAFDLVMVFEDEFGIKLEDDEIEKLMTVKDIVNLLQEKVKDRE
- a CDS encoding type I phosphomannose isomerase catalytic subunit, which gives rise to MAYHFLKILPQFRPMVWGNPELNNKFNIPKTETNLPIGEVWLLSGHPLYETTLENGLTINQFGYNIYNGKYPRFPILIKLVSTNQWLSVQVHPDDEYARNVENEPWGKSEAWYFLTDGEFAICEDVEKMREYIASGRINKLDEILTFVKVKKGTFVNIPAGTVHALGPRSTVIEVQQSSDLTYRIYDWGRPRETHLEKALQVSKNVSLSNIVFENIGSLKTKYFCMQQVLSQDELNKNTLIVHIPTQISEKYCARLIINENTCKGYNSYSTVDNLLEELSAGIFVTNFLTI
- a CDS encoding transposase yields the protein MLEKFFGNSKPRNIEPITDGLGAYESAVKLLFRNINHVVVPLGKNNQCESKFSLLKDFFRLKRGLKNTKNLAKYIQGFCVVKNLWKTHNGNINRILSHLHSFITTS
- the lepA gene encoding translation elongation factor 4, whose protein sequence is MRKVENVRNICIIAHIDHGKTTLTDRILEMTNAVEKRKMREQYLDSMDIERERGITIKSHPLRVFYKADDGNEYEINIVDTPGHVDFSYEVDRSMAAVEGAILLVDATQGVQAQTVANTYKALEHNLEIIPAVNKIDMPNANIEETVAEIEDLIGIPGEDVFRISAKEGIGVKELLEAVIKLVPAPKTADDGHLRALIFDAKYDKYRGAIAYVRVFDGEIKAGDKIMMMSSGEVYEVVEVGTFTPEMVPVDILKAGDIGYVVAGLKDVSKARIGDTITKPDNPAPEPLPGYKEVKPMVYAGMYPGLPEYYEELRKALEKYKLNDAALVFKPDHSPALGFGFRCGFLGLLHMDVVRERLEREFDMAVILTAPNVEYKVVTHSGEEIFINDPAKFPEEGEVREIYEPYVKLSIITPPEYLGKLMSLVQNEKRGTLVSTENAGHERVVMHFEVPLAEIIFDFFDKMKAVSRGYASMDYEFLEYRKSDLVKITIYVNKEPVDALSFVAHREKAYTIARKLVDKLAELIPQHQFEIPIQAKAGGRFIARSTVKALRKDVLAKCYGGDVTRKMKLLEKQKEGKKKLREIGNVTIPQEAFLAMLRIGEEEE